From the genome of Triticum aestivum cultivar Chinese Spring chromosome 3B, IWGSC CS RefSeq v2.1, whole genome shotgun sequence, one region includes:
- the LOC123067532 gene encoding protein FAR1-RELATED SEQUENCE 5-like, with protein sequence MARRARRRLLDSRRGQLPSSNAGDAYTAGQESAFGRDENGTDKVTKTDIDNLNEDDGSSDNDSVSSYDILPPEDFDNNEHGANSENEDVDVNNVQHNWQESFADNWSQEESDGLVLDHDEGEIDIEEAQREQKMLETHWKVMAMTFRSQGDAYIFYNNHAREHGFSIRKQKVKRGASGMIRYRRFLCSRAGRRQSKFITMEGRKRRLRPETRCDCGAHMVVKLDRERGVWFVASFVDDHNHAMAQPDEVCFLWSHRRIGDGQRAEILAMEAAGIRKHIIMDNFISRYGSYDKCGLIRRDIYNLCCREKTKLIAKGDAETAVGIMRSRKEKDPEFFFEYVRDKEGRLKSMFWCDAQSRRDYQDYGDVVVFDSTYKMNRYGMPFVPFVGVNNHRCTTVFGCAIIADETEGTYVWLLQTFMKANC encoded by the exons ATGGCTCGTCGTGCACGTCGCCGGCTGCTAGATTCAAGGCGGGGACAGCTGCCGTCGTCGAACGCCGGCGACGCCTACACCGCGGGGCAAG AATCCGCATTCGGGAGGGACGAGAATGGTACTGATAAGGTGACTAAGACCGATATCGATAATTTGAACGAAGATGATGGCAGCAGCGACAACGATTCCGTCTCGTCATATGATATCTTACCTCCGGAGGATTTTGATAATAATGAACATGGCGCAAATAGCGAGAAC GAAGATGTGGATGTTAACAATGTGCAACATAATTGGCAGGAATCATTTGCAGATAACTGGAGCCAG GAGGAGTCAGATGGTCTTGTACTTGATCACGATGAGGGAGAGATTGATATTGAGGAGGCTCAAAGGGAGCAGAAGATGCTTGAGACACATTGGAAGGTTATGGCTATGACCTTTCGGTCGCAAGGGGATGCATACATATTCTACAACAATCACGCCAGAGAGCACGGGTTTAGTATCAGGAAACAGAAGGTGAAACGAGGTGCTTCGGGAATGATACGGTACCGGCGGTTTCTTTGCTCCAGGGCAGGGAGAAGGCAGAGcaagttcataaccatggagggccgcaagcgcaggcttagaccggagactcgttgcgactgcggtgcacatatggtggtgaagctggacagagaacgtggcgtttggttcgtcgcatcattcgtggatgatcacaaccacgcgatggctcagcccgacgaggtttgttttttgtggtcacacagacggattggagatggccagagggcggagatatTGGCGATGGAAGCGGCCGGGATAAGGAAGCATATTATAATGGACAACTTCATCAGCAGATACGGTTCGTACGATAAGTGCGGGCTTATCAGGAGGGACATTTACAATCTTTGTTGCAGAGAAAAAACGAAGCTCATTGCAAAGGGAGATGCAGAGACGGCAGTTGGCATTAtgaggagcaggaaggagaaggaccctgagttttTTTTTGAGTATGTGCGTGACAAGGAAGGGCGATTGAAGAGTATGTTCTGGTGCGATGCACAGTCGCGGAGGGACTATCAGGACTACGGAGATGTGGTCGTGTTTGATAGCACGTATAAGATGAACAGATACGGTATGCCGTTCGTCCCCTTTGTCGGAGTTAACAATCACCGTTGCACCACAGTGTTTGGTTGTGCCATCATTGCTGACGAGACGGAAGGGACATACGTGTGGCTGCTGCAGACATTTATGAAGGCAAACTGTTAG
- the LOC123065524 gene encoding beta-glucosidase 7-like, producing the protein MTARSARCMLLLLALVAAFHGHGGGACVRATKEPGRLRWLGGLSRASFPKGFVFGTATSAYQVEGMATGGGRGPSIWDAFAHTPGKVVGNQNADVTTDQYHRYKEDVNLMKGLNFEAYRFSISWSRIFPDGEGKVNEEGVAYYNNLIDYLLQKGITPYVNLYHYDLPLALEKKYGGWLNAKTVELFADYADFCFKTFGDRVTHWFTFNEPSRVAIGGYDIATTPPQRFLDPLINGQYPQIMQDLVKERLPRFTPDEAKVVKGSADWIGVNQYTTEFVKGQKLVLQRPTSYSADLQVTYSFERNGKPIGPRASSKWLYIVPRGMYGCVHYISQKYGNPPMLITKNGMDQPGNLTRDQYLRDATRVRYYRSYLCELKKAIDGGANVLGYFAWSLLDNFEWMYGYTSKFGIVYVNFNSPTLERHPKASAYWFRDLLQH; encoded by the exons ATGACCGCGAGGTCGGCCAGGtgcatgctgctgctgcttgccCTGGTGGCGGCGTTCCATGGCCACGGGGGAGGAGCATGCGTCCGTGCCACGAAGGAGCCTGGCCGCCTGCGCTGGCTGGGTGGGCTGAGCCGGGCGTCGTTTCCCAAGGGATTCGTGTTCGGGACGGCGACGTCGGCGTACCAGGTGGagggcatggccacaggaggcggCCGCGGACCTTCCATCTGGGACGCCTTCGCGCATACGCCAG GAAAAGTTGTGGGAAATCAAAATGCCGACGTTACAACAGATCAATATCATCGCTACAAG GAAGATGTTAATCTCATGAAAGGATTGAATTTCGAAGCCTACCGGTTTTCCATCTCATGGTCCAGGATCTTTCCGG ACGGTGAAGGAAAAGTTAACGAAGAAGGTGTGGCGTACTACAACAATCTGATAGATTACCTGCTTCAGAAAG GCATTACTCCTTATGTCAACCTTTACCACTATGATCTCCCTCTAGCACTTGAGAAGAAGTATGGAGGCTGGTTAAATGCAAAGACAGT GGAACTATTTGCAGATTACGCAGACTTTTGTTTTAAGACCTTTGGCGACCGTGTAACGCACTGGTTTACATTCAACGAACCAAGTAGAGTAGCGATTGGTGGTTATGATATAGCGACGACTCCTCCCCAAAG GTTTCTTGATCCACTAATAAATGGACAGTACCCACAGATAATGCAAGACCTTGTGAAAGAGAGGTTGCCCAGGTTCACTCCTGATGAAGCTAAAGTGGTCAAGGGCTCAGCGGACTGGATCGGAGTCAATCAATACACAACTGAATTCGTAAAGGGGCAGAAATTGGTGCTGCAGAGGCCGACTAGCTACTCAGCCGATTTGCAGGTTACTTATTCAT TTGAGCGAAATGGCAAACCGATTGGACCAAGG GCGAGTTCTAAATGGCTTTATATCGTCCCGAGGGGGATGTACGGATGCGTGCACTACATCAGCCAGAAGTATGGAAATCCACCGATGCTCATAACTAAAAACG GAATGGATCAACCAGGGAACCTCACCCGTGATCAGTACTTGCGGGATGCCACAAGGGTTCGGTACTACCGGAGTTACCTCTGCGAGCTGAAGAAAGCCATCGACGGCGGCGCCAACGTTCTTGGCTACTTTGCGTGGTCCCTCCTGGACAACTTCGAGTGGATGTATGGCTACACATCCAAGTTCGGCATCGTGTACGTCAACTTCAACAGCCCCACCCTAGAACGGCACCCCAAGGCGTCGGCCTACTGGTTCAGAGATCTGCTGCAACACTGA